A window of Bos taurus isolate L1 Dominette 01449 registration number 42190680 breed Hereford chromosome 19, ARS-UCD2.0, whole genome shotgun sequence contains these coding sequences:
- the WNT3 gene encoding proto-oncogene Wnt-3 precursor — protein sequence MEPHLLRLLLGLLLCGTRVLAGYPIWWSLALGQQYTSLGSQPLLCGSIPGLVPKQLRFCRNYIEIMPSVAEGVKLGIQECQHQFRGRRWNCTTIDDSLAIFGPVLDKATRESAFVHAIASAGVAFAVTRSCAEGTSTICGCDSHHKGPPGEGWKWGGCSEDADFGVLVSREFADARENRPDARSAMNKHNNEAGRTTILDHMHLKCKCHGLSGSCEVKTCWWAQPDFRAIGDFLKDKYDSASEMVVEKHRESRGWVETLRAKYALFKPPTERDLVYYENSPNFCEPNPETGSFGTRDRTCNVTSHGIDGCDLLCCGRGHNTRTEKRKEKCHCIFHWCCYVSCQECIRIYDVHTCK from the exons GTCCCTGGCACTGGGCCAGCAGTACACATCCCTGGGCTCACAGCCCCTACTCTGCGGCTCCATCCCTGGCCTGGTCCCCAAGCAGCTGCGCTTCTGCCGCAATTACATCGAAATCATGCCCAGCGTGGCCGAGGGCGTGAAGCTGGGCATCCAGGAGTGCCAGCACCAGTTTCGGGGCCGCCGCTGGAACTGCACCACCATCGACGACAGCCTGGCCATCTTCGGGCCCGTCCTCGACAAAG CCACCCGGGAATCGGCCTTCGTGCACGCCATCGCCTCAGCCGGTGTGGCCTTCGCAGTCACGCGCTCCTGTGCGGAGGGTACCTCCACCATCTGTGGCTGCGACTCACATCATAAGGGGCCGCCTGGCGAGGGCTGGAAATGGGGCGGCTGCAGCGAGGATGCTGACTTCGGGGTGCTTGTGTCCCGAGAGTTCGCAGATGCACGCGAGAACAGGCCAGACGCGCGCTCGGCCATGAACAAGCACAACAACGAGGCTGGCCGTACG ACCATCCTGGACCACATGCATCTCAAGTGCAAGTGTCACGGGCTGTCAGGCAGCTGTGAGGTCAAGACCTGCTGGTGGGCCCAGCCCGACTTCCGCGCCATCGGCGACTTCCTCAAGGACAAGTATGACAGCGCCTCGGAGATGGTGGTGGAGAAGCATCGGGAGTCCCGCGGCTGGGTGGAGACCCTCCGCGCCAAGTATGCGCTCTTCAAGCCGCCCACGGAGAGGGACCTGGTCTACTATGAGAACTCGCCCAACTTTTGCGAGCCCAACCCCGAGACGGGCTCCTTCGGTACCAGGGACCGGACTTGCAATGTCACCTCCCACGGCATCGACGGCTGTGACCTGCTCTGCTGCGGCCGCGGCCACAACACGAGGACGGAGAAGCGGAAGGAGAAGTGTCACTGCATCTTCCACTGGTGTTGCTACGTGAGCTGCCAGGAGTGTATCCGCATCTATGACGTGCACACCTGCAAGTAG
- the WNT3 gene encoding proto-oncogene Wnt-3 isoform X2, producing the protein MPSVAEGVKLGIQECQHQFRGRRWNCTTIDDSLAIFGPVLDKATRESAFVHAIASAGVAFAVTRSCAEGTSTICGCDSHHKGPPGEGWKWGGCSEDADFGVLVSREFADARENRPDARSAMNKHNNEAGRTTILDHMHLKCKCHGLSGSCEVKTCWWAQPDFRAIGDFLKDKYDSASEMVVEKHRESRGWVETLRAKYALFKPPTERDLVYYENSPNFCEPNPETGSFGTRDRTCNVTSHGIDGCDLLCCGRGHNTRTEKRKEKCHCIFHWCCYVSCQECIRIYDVHTCK; encoded by the exons ATGCCCAGCGTGGCCGAGGGCGTGAAGCTGGGCATCCAGGAGTGCCAGCACCAGTTTCGGGGCCGCCGCTGGAACTGCACCACCATCGACGACAGCCTGGCCATCTTCGGGCCCGTCCTCGACAAAG CCACCCGGGAATCGGCCTTCGTGCACGCCATCGCCTCAGCCGGTGTGGCCTTCGCAGTCACGCGCTCCTGTGCGGAGGGTACCTCCACCATCTGTGGCTGCGACTCACATCATAAGGGGCCGCCTGGCGAGGGCTGGAAATGGGGCGGCTGCAGCGAGGATGCTGACTTCGGGGTGCTTGTGTCCCGAGAGTTCGCAGATGCACGCGAGAACAGGCCAGACGCGCGCTCGGCCATGAACAAGCACAACAACGAGGCTGGCCGTACG ACCATCCTGGACCACATGCATCTCAAGTGCAAGTGTCACGGGCTGTCAGGCAGCTGTGAGGTCAAGACCTGCTGGTGGGCCCAGCCCGACTTCCGCGCCATCGGCGACTTCCTCAAGGACAAGTATGACAGCGCCTCGGAGATGGTGGTGGAGAAGCATCGGGAGTCCCGCGGCTGGGTGGAGACCCTCCGCGCCAAGTATGCGCTCTTCAAGCCGCCCACGGAGAGGGACCTGGTCTACTATGAGAACTCGCCCAACTTTTGCGAGCCCAACCCCGAGACGGGCTCCTTCGGTACCAGGGACCGGACTTGCAATGTCACCTCCCACGGCATCGACGGCTGTGACCTGCTCTGCTGCGGCCGCGGCCACAACACGAGGACGGAGAAGCGGAAGGAGAAGTGTCACTGCATCTTCCACTGGTGTTGCTACGTGAGCTGCCAGGAGTGTATCCGCATCTATGACGTGCACACCTGCAAGTAG